The sequence gttttgaagttctcaaaggatgtcatccatataaccgaAACAACACGGCCTAACTCGCAGTATACACAACATGTTATTTCAACAAGGAAACGCTTTGTTATTTCAGTGGTCTGAagtagacaaacaaaacaagtgcCGCTGCTATCGGGTTACCCTGCCGATTGTTGTCACCCATGTCGCTTGTAAATAGAGCGAACCCCACAACGTGCTTACATGTGGtatatcactgcacttggggcaccgttgcggcactgcgaggttcgaattcgttcactgcggcactgttgtgctattttcgcctattctttataatttagatataaCGTAATatgcaaaagtatgacttagaagacaacaaaatacaaaagacATTccaattcgttctttatctctgaaattcgttgagtaatctttcgaaccccacagtgccgcacgggtgccccaagtgcagtgagataccaacaTTAACGTTCTTGTGAATGCAAGAACGTAAGTACAATGGAAAAACTTTTAAACAAGAATTACGGAAGACTGTTCAAAAGAGATCTATAATGAATTGGCTATAGGTATTGTGACGGGATTTCTTGCGTTGTATAATTTACGAGCAACAGTTTGCAACGTGGAGCATACTAGTCACCTATTATTACACAAGAATAGAATTAAAAGGTGGAGGTATTGTTGTGggactttttttctgtctataTTCTCGTGACTATTGTGCGCTTTCATTATCCCTAAAAGGTTGACATGATCTACCATATGGCTTGTTTGTTTGGAACCCTGACTTGATGgtttttgttcaattttcacattttctggCTTCCTGGTCTGTCAAATTTATTCATCGtgactttgtttgtttatattacAGACACCTTataccgtaacacaccaggtttgtactgaacagtacaagctgcatatccggacaaatTTATCTGATACACTCACACCGGCAAAGGACCCCTCCTCTTTTCGATAAGAGTGGCGGGTTCTTTCACGTGCTTGAGCCAGTGTGGCTCTCGAGCTCTATtcaacgtcctatctgaggaaCGTTCCTAGCTGGCTCCTAGCTAAGTTAGGTACATATTGACACCAGATTGAAATGTGGAAAGTCGTGTATAAAATGCATTTTCCAATGACACAACGTTTGAGCATATAAGGGGACTCGACCCATTGACCTCTGAGCCAAACATCCTACCATTATGCACGACAAAGGTGATAAACTTGAATCACCCTGTTAATACTTTACTCGAAAATATTTTGGTAGCAATTATTTATTCCTGGCCACTGTTTCATAGCCATAGGGAGAATACTGTATTTGAGCCACACCCTATACACCAACTTATTTGAAATACCTCTCCGACATAAGTAAGCTTAGGAGCTAGCCCTCGGCAAACTCTTCTATGTGGGCCGACAAAATAGTAAGATCTGTTTGAGACTTTCAAAGAAGTCTTCAACCGCAGAGCTTTGGATGGAAACTGCTGAACGTTTTCTGACACGCAACCGTCCCaaacgttaagttctacgggcTTAGGGCCTTCTTATGGGGTTATGAATCGTATAATTCGGCAAAAAAGGAATAATTGGCCAGGAGAATCGGCCCAAGGGAAGGTTAATATTACCCCCTCCGGCTATAGTCAAGCTCTACATATATAATATGGTGGCCAAACGTTAACTAGCCTGAAggcaaaaatattattttttctacagCCAGATTTCCAAAATGATGTTCGACTGGGATGTTTGGGGAGACAAAGGATAAAATTGTCCAACTTGGctattccatttttttttttacattctgtgtgttttgttgtcttttatatcctaCTTTTCTTCCGGAAAACTAgtactgcccggccgggccccggtttggaaataatAGCATTAGTTTGTCTGGTAGATACTCATTGAATGTACCGGGGTCATTGCTGTAGTTATTGTAGGACAACTAACCCATGAATCAAAGCTACGAGCAAACGAAATCTGACACACATGCACAACATACCCCATACGTAATCAGCCAAAGGTATGATTACCTCCAAGTAAAAACGTGTACGATTCAAAACCATATACATGAGTGTatcagtctctaccagactctggcctggccgaatagtaatagggaaCTTTGActaagttaggaataaaagtctagttggatttaattggcctaggagtgaactgtccgACCGCCGTATAGCTAGATAGACTGCatgcaaaagactgaaatcccatgacaacttatttgtccctatttggccaaatttttctctttttcaacCAGTTAACACGTCTACCTGGCGACTATGAGTATATTAACACAGACCCAACGTAAATACTCTGAAAGAAATAGGGTAGTGGATTTTCAGATGTTTGGCTTTATGGTTCATTTGACGGAGACATTCCACGCGCCTGTAGTGAAATGTCACAGCTTAGAGAGCTTAGGTCGCGGACTGACAAAATGCAGTTCAAGCTATCCACAATGACAGTTCAACCGTTTAGGACTTGCCGTGATATAACACTAAACCATGCCGCTTAAAATGACTGTTACTTGGTACACTAAAGGTAAACACAAGGTAAACAACTTCGACTCACCGACTTGAACTTTTTCTCCAAGAACCCCTCGTGATATTTTGGTAGGTCTTGGTTGAGATTGTTGGCGGCCTTCCAGGGCGAAGACGCCGAAGACCGTCGCCGGTCGCCTGGTGGCGACCAGGTAGTCATTGCCGAGGGCAATTTAGATCGTCTTAGATCTTGCAAGGTCTTAGGAAGAGTCTACGGTGTCTTGGTTGTCACACCAACTCGCAGACGTACCCGGAAACAAAATGCGTGCAGCCGGATATTTGCATAACAAAAGCGCGAGGAACCGCACAAATACCACAGGTCAACGTACTGactcctccaagcagaggttggtggggaagattgtgCCCTTCTTTATCATATATTCCCTTTTCTGTCTACTGGCCCCaccaacaagacaaaacaagggGCATGTGTTAAGAAGGTCATActcttccccaccaacctctgcttggagagtaggcctAGGGTTTACGGCTTGTAGCATATTACTTACCCGGTAAAcagcctcatggcgtaacacaccaggtttgtactgaacagtactatctgcatatccggacagttttatttgatccactcacaccgggaagcaACCCCTTTCCTTTCAATAAGTGTGGCTTTGTATTGTAATGCTCAAAGTGTAGTcgtccccaaacacgggacctccatttaaaatGTCCTATCCGAGTTTCAGGTACTGATTTTCACATGAGTGAagagaggaaagtcgtgtaaatttTCTATGCAAGGGTAACATTACAACGTCAAGATGTTTGAACTTCGAACCCAGGACCCATAGGGTCTGAGGCAAATACCCTACCATCACGCCACACCTCCACATGATCGTTTTCTTCCGAATTAAGCCAAAGGGCGTGAATACTTAATGTGTTTACCAACCTAATCAGATAAAGGGACTTTTGAATTGGTTTGGACTGACAAGTCAAGTGCTGTTTATTTTGGTAGATTGTGATCAGGTTAGCTTATGACTCTACATAGTTGGAGTGTCTCGCTAGAGGGCGCACTGTTCACGTCCTccactacaactacaactgagtGAATCTTCTCGAATGTTGTCAACTCTGATTGAACCTTCTTGTGCAAATCTTCTTTCAATATGAGTTACATATGGTTCGGCCTACCCCAACACCCGGCATGAAGAACATCATAAAATACGCTAATGGAACATATGTCATATTTATGTCATAGCGCAATGTTCTTTAGGCACGAATTGGTCAACATGATGTTTTATAGGGACAATATTCAGCATGCACTATCAGGCCGCAACGTATGTATTTTTCGTGTAATTTGCGTCACCGTTGTGACAATGTGTTGTAAAATATGTAGGCTCAAAGTCAGTGTTTTATACTTTATCATGTTTATACCATAGATAAAACAATTTAACTGCCGCTATTCGTCAAGTAATATTTGGCTCAAAACCCAGAGGCATGGATTGTCTGCCATTAGCGTGAATTAAGTTCTTGTCAATGATAAGAAGTATAGCTCTATGCTGTGACCATTGAATGGCCACAAATATTGGTACATATGGAATTTGAAAACAGAAACGAATACAATCAGGAAGTTGGTTGGACGTCTTTCTGCATCAATAAAAAATAGCACTGCACAtgtgcaaaaaaacacaaacaattacAGAACGAAAAAATGAGAcagatatacacacacatacacgagCCTGTCCGCACGCAAAGGAACTTTGGAGTAAAAGAATGACGAGTCATACAAAGAAGTTTTCATCTTTATTACCATCACATATAAGTACAAAACGTCATTTTGAATGCGAATCGTCATTCCGACACGTACAAAGAATTAATCATAACagttgttggggggggggggaggaagCAGAAGACAGTACAATGCAAATAGTTGAAACTATTTTACAAAATCTTTCTGTTGGTCCATTTCTTGCAGTATAATTAGCGACAaggtttttatttgcttttgacGAGATTGTTCTATCCTAACATGATGCCAGACAGCGTTCTCGCCTTCATACAGTGCTCTTGGTCGTGACACTTCGTAAATGTTTCTATTTCTTCTCGTCCAACGTTTTACCTTTATTCCACATATCCTCGCCACCGCTTGTTTCACGTCCTTACTGTTTAAACCGTAGATGATTGGATTGCTGAAGCAAGGTACGGTCATATACACTAACAGTGCTACCCGTTTAGTAATCAACATTATTTTCCCTTCCCATGTCGGTGAAAGACTCAAGCATAAAAGGACCAAGCGTGGCACTAAAAAAGTAAAGAGAACCAATATTTGAGCTAATATTGTCCTTTCAGTTCGCAGGCTTCCTCTATACGTTATTGCATTGTCCGTGCGTCTGTGTGGCAACTCAAAGTTCCTTATGTGCCTGCCTTGGTGTCGTTTTGTTTCAAGATACACTTTGCCGTACGAAAGGCAGATCATTACAATGCAGGTTGTTTCGTAAGTTATAGAAATCGCTGTAAAACGTTTGTCAGTTGTTACACCTGGTAGCAAACTTAATTCAAGCAAAGTGCAAAAGGGGTACGCCACAGAAACGCCGCTGGGTGCCTTCATTTCCCCGTAAAACCTGGTGACGTATACCACACCTAGTAGGGCGGAAAAAGTCCAGGAGGCCGCAATCTTTAAACAAAGGCATCGCAGAGAACCCTTCATTTGGTAGTGAAGTGCGTTGCAGATAGCTTGGTAGCGGTCCCACGCCATCAGCGTTAGCGTAGAGAGAGTACACACGGCGCCAACATAGAGGTAGCTAGCCTGGATCCAACAGAACCAAGCCGGGTTGTTGTTCCCTCCCATAACGATGTTCACCACCGAGCTGGGGATGAAGAGGCTGCCTTGGACGATGTCCAGGACGCAGAGACTGGCGGGAAGGACGAATCGCGGCCGCCATAGCTTCTTGGTCCGCAGGATGGCGACGAGGAAGAGACAGTTCAGGCTgagaatcagcaccaaggacggcaCCAGCCAGAACAGCTGCAGGAGTTTGCCCAGAAGAGTTGTCTGGAGTGGGTCTACATCGTGCCGGGATGTGGCGTTCCTTGTGTCGTTCTACATGCCAGAAATATTGGTGGAACTCTGCAGCGCAGTACAGATGGTTGGAAACAGAGTAATTCGTGTTGGCTCTTCGCTCATATTCTCAACTATATTCAGAACGGCTGCATGAGTTTTCTCAGAAGAGTTGTCTCGCGAGTGTCAACATTGTAATGGACTGTGGCGTTCCTTATGTCCTTCTGCGTGTCAGAAACATACCATTCAGCTTGGTTGGAAACAGAGTAATTTGCGTCCGCTCTTTAGTCTCTTCTCTCAATGACATCCAGTACAGTTGCAGATGCTTGCCCGGAAGAGTTGTCCTAATTAAAGGGTCTACATCGTATCGGTAGCATTAGTGATATCGCCAGCAAAAACTACTGAACTATTATGTTATAGACTCTACAGCCTGATATAAACGATTGGGAACTCTCCGCACATATTTCTCTCGTGCCTGTGAGCCAAGGTCGCATATATGCATTAGCGATTTCAACGACATGGATCAACATAGACTTATAGCTAGACGTGGTTTTCACGCAAATTATGACACTGTAAATAACGGTGTTAATCTTTGACAGCTTTAAACAATGTATGATTGCGTGCAAGCATAAACCATTGTTACCGCACGGCAGGTACTATGTATACTAAATTTCATCTTCAGGCCATACCTGATTAAAGGCTATGATGTATGAATGGCTGGTAGTGGTCATGTTGAGTAccatgaaaaatagaggtatagaatttgagtctgtgtgtctgcgtgtgtgtgtgtgtgtgtgtgtgtgtgtgtgtgtgtgtgtgtgtgtgtgtgtgtgtgcgcgcgcgtttCGGGATATTTGTTGtcggaataactcaagaatctctagatatttagtatgtgggtagttaCTGGGAAGACAAatgtcaaggtcgattttggccCGTCTAGTGTGCAAACTTTATGCTGCAGCAACACGTTTGGTTGTTGTATCTTTTGTACTGGATATGCTATTGTAGTCTTACTTTGTGCCAGATAGCacttgatgtaaggaagaagtggtgaaGGTTTGGATCACCTAGCAGTTTGCACTAGAACTGTAGTGGCAGTtgtgttttaatctttttcttttggTGACAAATTTATGACTGCTTTTTCAAAACAATGCGATCTATCTGCGTAATACCGGGAGTGCAAGGAGTGTAGTGGCGAATTAGGATTAAGGTTTGTTTGCAGCATAGaactatacaaatgtacttcttATCATTAACAATGATGTAATTTACGGTAATGGCAGATAAGCCTTGCGTTCCGGCAAAATATATTACTTCCATTGGAGTTACTGACGTGGTGACATATAAATCACGGATtaaagattactagtatatgacaTACACAAGGGCATGGTTCCCTTCATACGTGAAACTGTTTATGATCATAACACTTGAAATGTGCTGTACATACACGACACAACAAGAGGCATCAAGTGAACCTTGTATCAAAGGTATTAATGTTGTAAGGACAACAATCCCTCCATTAGACCACCTACTTGCTTCCGGAACAAAGTGTATATATTCATGATAGACATAAGACGATAAGAATTAAATGACGTTTGTTTGAAGTTCAGTATCCTTTGAATGTGTTGAAACTAAACTTGGAGATCTTtataatcaaaccaaaccaaacctgtTTATGCGATTATATTCATTTCATGATCGAATAAATCCCGATAGAATATGGTTAGACATCATGGCGTTGGATTCGTGGTTTCAACAGTGCTTTAACGCTACGGTGGTGGCGAGTTGATACACCAGATCCCCTCGATCTTGGAAGTTACGCAACGTGAAGTCCAGACAGTATTTGGATAGGAGACCACtaaggaagactggatgctgtagtCGGGTAATACCAAAGACTCAAAAATGGCACATAATTTTCTgctaagaggaagagtatggaagctaaacacactatactaccagtggactagccccctgctgtagtgatctATGTGTGTGGCCCCAGGATTacgaaacggagatgggcgctggACCCGAAGCATCACAATTATGTATGGGTACGCTTACCGATATGACCATTGTATGACCTAATAAAAACAACACTGCATGTCGTGCGGCGACAAGGAGCTTGTGTTtacacacaaatacacgcaATATATTGTACCTGTGGTACGTGAGTGGTTTTGTACTCAATAAGTCGTCAAAGGAATTCTTGACCCGCCAAAGTTGCATTAGTGTTTGACGTGTCATGAATCGCGTGGAAACCAAGTCTACTAGGATTATGAAAGTAAATGTCGTCCCATATGCAAGAGAGTGCTAATAATAATGTATGACTTGAGCTGATGACAACAGGCAGTGCTCACGAAAGGGGCTTATCAATTACTTGGCTAGTCAACTTCCTTTGCCCGTCGTTTGCAATTGTTGCTGAATTCCGTTGAGAGAAGAGACTGACATACATGCGAAGAGCGGTCACGAAGTACTCTGTTACCGGCCAAACTGCAGGGTACCGCCAATGTTTCTGACAATCAGAAGGACACAAGGAACGCCACAGCCCAGTACGGTTCGGACCTTCTTCAGACAACTCTGTTAGGCAAACTCCTGCAGCCGTTCTGAATATCGTTGAGAATATGAGCGAAGAACAAACACGAATTGCTCTGTATCCAACCATGTGTACCGGGCTGCAGTGTACCAACATTGTGTCTGATACGCAGAACGACACAAGAAACGCCACAGCCCGGCACGATGTAGACCCTCTCCAGACAACTCTCCTGGGCAAACTCCTGCAGCTGTTCTGGCTGGtgccgtccttggtgctgattctcAGCCTGAACTGTCTCTTCCTCGTCGCCATCCTGCGGACCAAGAAGCTATGGCGGCCGCGATTCGTCCTTCCCGCCAGTCTCTGCGTCCTGGACATCGTCCAAGGTAGCCTCTTCATCCCCAGCTCGGTGGTGAACATCGTTATGGGAGGGAACAACAACCCGGCTTGGTTCTGTTGGATCCAGGCTAGCTACCTCTACGTTGGCGCCGTGTGTACTCTATCTACGCTAACGCTGATGGCGTGGGACCGCTACCAAGCTATCTGCAACGCACTTCACTACCAAATGAAGGGTTCTCTTCAATGCCTTTGTTTAAAGGTTGCGTCTGTATGGACATTTTCTACCCTGTTAGGTTCGTTTTACGTTTTCATGGTCTACCGATCGATGGAGGCACCCAACGACGTTTCGATAAGGTACCCCTTCTGCACTTTACTTGAATTGACTTTGCTACCAGATGTAACAATTGACAAAAGTATGACTGCGATCTCTTTAACTTACGAAACAGCTTGTATTGTAATGATCTGCTTTTCGTACGGCAAAGTGTATCTTGAAACAAAAGGGCATCAGCGGAGGCACATGCGGCATAGATTGCCAAATAGACAAACGGGTAACACACAAAGGTACACAGGAAATCTGCGAACTGAAAGGACAATATTAGCCCAAATAATCGTTCTCTTTACTTTCTTAGTGCCCCGCTACGTCGTTTTATTTCTGTATCTTTCACCGCCTTCTGAAGggaaaaaattgcaaatgttGATCACCAAACGGATATACCTGTTGCTGTACATGACCGTGCCTTGCTTCAGTAATCCAATCATCTACGGTTTAAACAGTAAGGACGTGCAAAACGCAGTGGCGAGGACATATGGACTAAACACAAAACGTTGGGGGAGaaggaaaagaaacatttacGAAGTGTCACGACCAAGAGCATCGTCTGAAGACGAGAACGCTGTCTGGCATC comes from Branchiostoma floridae strain S238N-H82 chromosome 2, Bfl_VNyyK, whole genome shotgun sequence and encodes:
- the LOC118431863 gene encoding olfactory receptor 14K1-like, whose product is MTTTSHSYIIAFNQNDTRNATSRHDVDPLQTTLLGKLLQLFWLVPSLVLILSLNCLFLVAILRTKKLWRPRFVLPASLCVLDIVQGSLFIPSSVVNIVMGGNNNPAWFCWIQASYLYVGAVCTLSTLTLMAWDRYQAICNALHYQMKGSLRCLCLKIAASWTFSALLGVVYVTRFYGEMKAPSGVSVAYPFCTLLELSLLPGVTTDKRFTAISITYETTCIVMICLSYGKVYLETKRHQGRHIRNFELPHRRTDNAITYRGRKIMLITKRVALLVYMTVPCFSNPIIYGLNSKDVKQAVARICGIKVKRWTRRNRNIYEVSRPRALYEGENAVWHHKDVQPTS